The Couchioplanes caeruleus sequence CGACGGCCAACGCCCCGTGGCCGGCCCCCGGCCCCAACACGGGAACCGGAGACCGCAGACCGGCGACGGGCAACCGCCAACCCGCAACCGCCAACCCGCCGACCCGCCGACCGGCAACCGCCAACCGCCGACCGGCAACCGCCAACCGCCAACCGCCAACCGCCAACCGCCAACCGGCACCGGCACCGGCACCGGCGAGGCCGTTACACGTACGGGCTGGTCGACTTGGGCTTGGTTCCCGGAAGCGTGTACGACAGCTTCACCTCCGGCACCGCCCACCCCGCGATCGTGTTCTGCGTCGTCGTGCCCTTGAGCTGCTTCAATATCTCCTGCACATAGCCGCACACGGCCTTTCCGTCCACGTCCCCATAGCTCTTCCCCGTGACCGGGCTGGGGGCCTTGGCCGAGCCGTCCCGCGGGATGTCGAGGAGCGTCTTCGGTTCGGTGCCGTCGGTGCGGAAGTTTCCGTTGACCAGGCGGTCGGTTATCGAGTACGAGATGGTCTTTCCGGAGAGGGTGCGGCTCACCTTCACGCAGCCGACGATGTCCTCCGCCTTGACCTCGGTCACCGCGACTTCTTTCGCGTAGGCGAGGTGGGTCGCCAGGACGCTCTGGAGCTTCCAGATGTCGAGCCATCGGCCGACGCGGCACAGGTAGATGTACGGCGTCTTCTTGATGGACTCCTCTTCCTTCATCGGGTCGTACGGGAACAGTGCGCAGATGTTGAAGTCGAGCGCCAGAGATACCGCGCAGGCGGTGTCCATGTCGACATTGCCCAGGCGGAGTGCCACCCCCGGGGCGGCGCCGGCCGGCAGTGTCGTGGTCGGCGGGTACTTCTCGATTGCCTTTTTGCGGGGCGTGAAGCCGCTGACGAAGATCTCGGCCGGTGGCCGGTTGTCGCTTCGGTACGCGAGCGCGAAGGTCCCGTCCGTTCCCGCCGCGAACGTGCGCATCTCATCGTTGCCGATGACCGCCGTACCCATGATGTCGAACTGCTTGAGTCCGGAGTCCTTGGTCGGCTTGGGCGAAGGTACGTAGTAGGACGTCATGGCGCCCAATGTCCTAGCGCTACCCTCCGGGTTCAAGCGACTGCGCAGCGTTTGTGACAACGCACTGTTCCCCCCACATCGGACGAGCCACTACGCCATGTCGAGTTGCATCAACCATCCCTTCTACCGGGTAATGGAGGCGCAAAGATCAGGAGGTTGCCGGGTGCGTACTCGCTCGTCGTGGCGCTATCCGGCGCGCATCGTGCCGCTGGCCTTCCTCGGCGCCATCGCCGTCGGGACCGCCCTCATGATGCTGCCCGCCGCTCGGGCCGAGCCGGGGCACGCCCCGTTCGTCACCGCCCTCTTCACCGCGACCAGCGCCGTGTGCGTCACCGGCCTGTCGGTCGTCGACACTCCGACGTACTGGTCGGGATTCGGCCTGGCGCTGATCACCGTGCTGTCGCAGATCGGCGGCTTCGGGATCATGACGCTGGCCACCCTGCTCAGCCTTCTGGTGTCGCGGCGGCTGCGGTTGCGCAGCCGGCTGCTGGCCCAGGCGGAGAGCTCCGGGCTGCTCGGCGGCAACGTCGGCGGGATCCTCGTGCGGGTCGCACTGGTCATGTTCGTGTCCGAGGCCGTCATCAGCGTCGTGCTCACGCTGCGGTTCTGGCTGGGGTACGACTATCCGTTCGGCCGCGCCGTCTGGGAGGCGGTGTTCCATGCCGTGCAGGCGTTCAACAACGCCGGCTTCGCGCTCTACCCCGACAGCCTCGTACGGTTCGTCGGCGACTGGTGGATCTGCCTGCCGCTGGCTCTGGGAGTGCTGGCCGGGTCGATCGGCTTTCCGGTGCTGTTCGAGCTCGGGCGCGAGTGGCGTACCCCCGGATGTTGGTCCACCCACACGCGCCTGACCGTCTGGGGGACTGTCCTGCTCAGCGGGACCGGCTTCCTGCTCTTCCTGGCGTTCGAGTGGAGCAATCCGGGCACGCTCGGCCCGCTCAGCACCCCGGCCAAGGTGCTTGCCGCCTTCACCCAGGACGTCATGACGCGCTCCGGCGGCTTCAACAGCATCGACATGGGCGACATGAACGCCGAGACCGTCGCCGCCACGAACGCGATGATGTTCATCGGCGGCGGGAGTGCCAGTACGGCCGGCGGCATCAAGGTGACGACCTTCCTGCTGCTGGCGTTCGTGATCTGGGCGGAGGTCCGTGGTGAGCCGGACGTGGTGATCCACAAGCGGCGCATCGCCGAGGAGACGCAGCGGCAGGCGATGACGGTCGCGCTGCTCGGCGTCGCGCTGGTCGCCGTGGGCACGCTTGCGTTGATCATGCTGACCGACGACGTGCCGTTCGACCGGGCGCTGTTCGAGGTGACCTCGGCGTTCGCCACGGTCGGCCTCAGCACCGGCATCACCGCGGGCCTGCCGCCGTCGGCGCAGGTGGTGCTCGTCATCCTGATGTACGTCGGCCGGGTCGGCACGATCGCGGTCGGCACCGCCATCGCCCTCAACACGCGCCGGCGGCACTACCGCTATCCGGAAGAGAGGCCTCTCGTTGGCTGACACCAGAACCGACAACGTCGTGGTCGTGGGCCTGGGCCGCTTCGGCGGCGCGGTCGCCGAGTCGCTGGTCAACCTCGGCCACGAGGTGCTCGGCATCGACGCCGACCCGCGGATCGTGCAGGACTGGTCGGATCGGCTCACGCACGTCGTGGAGGCCGACGCGACCGACACCGATGCGCTGCGCCAGCTCGCGGTCCAGGACTTCTCCCGGGCCGTCGTGGGCATCGGCACGAACCTGGAGACCAGCGTGCTGACCGTCCTCACCCTCGCCGAGGCCGGAATCAGCGAGATCTGGGCCAAGGCGACCAGCATCAAGCACGGGCAGATCCTGTCCCGGGTCGGCGCCCGCCACGTGATCTTCCCGGAGGCGGAGATGGGCGAGCGGGTCGCCCATCTGATCACCGGCCGGATGCTGGACTACATCGAGTTCGACGACGGCTTCGCCATCGCGAAGGTCCGGGCCCCGCAGGAGGCGGTGGGCCGCTCGCTGGCGGATGCCGGGCTGCGCAGCAAGTGGGGAGTCACGGTCGTGGGCACCAAGTTGCCGGGTGAGGACTTCACGTACGCGCGCCCCGAGACGGTCGTCCCGCCGGGTTGCATCCTCATCGTGGCCGGCGACACCTCCAAGGTGGAACGGTTCGCGGGAGTCACCGCCTAGATGGCCACCGAGAAGCCGCCCTTGGTGCGCGGCGGCGAGGACGGCGCCGGAGCTGCCGGCGACGGAGAAGCCGGCTTGCTCCGGTCCTTCTTGCGCGTGGCCGCGGGCGCCGGCTGCGCGGGGGCCGGTTCGACGATCGCGCCGAGAACCTCGGCCTGGCACTGGTGGCCGTTGAGGGTGAAGCTCAGCGGAAGCGGGTTGCTGACCCGGTAGCTGCCGCTGAGCGTCACGCTCGCCGACCGTCCGGGCCGTAGGTGCGCGCCCTGCTTCGGGCGCAGCACCAGCTTGCGGCCCTTCTGGGAGAGCCGCTTGGGGCCGTCGGTGAGCCGCTGGCCGCCGGTGAACGTGAATTCCAGGCGCCAGGTCGAGAGCACGCGCTCGCCGGTGTTCACCACGGTGAGCTGCGCGCCGAAGTCCGTACCCGTGTCGCGCTGGATCCGGTAGCGCACCCTGCAGCCCATCCCGTGCGGGACCGCCGGCCCGGGCCCGGCGCCGGCGGCCGCGGCCTGGGCGGTGGCCGCGTCGACCGGTTCGCGGGTCGACGACCAGACCAGGCCGACGCTTGCGATCAGCACGAGCGTCGCCACGGCCGCCTGCAGGCGGTGCCGGGCGGCGAGGGCGGCGTGGCCGAGCCGTCCGCCGCTGAGCAGGTCGCGCGCCAGGACCCCGCCGCGGAACAGGCCGCCGCCGAGCGGCACCGGGCCGCCGATCCGCAGCGCTCGCGCGACCCGCAGTCCGGCCCGCAGTCGCAGGCGGCTCGGCAGGGGAAGCACCCGGCGAGGCGGGGCGCTCGGGCCGGGATGCGGATGGGGGCGGAAGCCGACCGGCACGGGCCGTTCGTCGTACGCCGCGACCGGCGGGATGATCGGTTGCAGGCCGACGAGCGCGGCCAGCGTGGTCGCCACCTCGTCGGCGCCGGGCCGGTCCTCCGGGCGTTTGGCGAGACAGTGCAGGCACAGGGCGGCGACCTCGGCGGGCATGCCGGGCAGGTCGGGTACGGGCTCGGGGTCCGCGTACAGATGCGCCCGCAACGCCTCGGTGGTGGTCTCGGCGGGCCAGGGCAGCCGCCCGGTGAGCAGCCGGTAGAGGAGCAGTCCGAGCGCGTACACGTCGGCGGCGGGTGCCACCGGGTCGCCGCTGAGCCGTTCCGGTGCCAGGTAGGCGGGCGTGCCGAGCAGGCTGCCGTCCGCGGCGGCGTCGCGCTGCCCGGCCAGGGCGGAGATCCCGAAGTCGACGACCTTTGCGCCGGCGCCGGTGAGCATGACGTTGGCCGGGGTGACGTCGCGGTGCACGATGCCGCGGGCGTGCGCGGTCGCCAGCGCCGACGCGACCTCGGCGACCACGGTGACCGCGCCGCGCCACGGGAACGGGCCCTCGCGGCGCAGCCGGGCGGAGACCGGTTCGCCGTCGTTGAGCTCCATGACCACGTACGGGACGGTCACGCACTCGTCCAGCGGCGACTCCCCGTAGTCGAAGACGCCGGTGATGTGCGGGTGACACAGCCGGGCCGCGGCCAGCGCCTCCTGCCGCAGCCGCGCCCGGAACGCCGCGTCGGCGGCGAGTTGCGGCGACAGCACCTTGACCGCGACCGGGCGGCCGAGGACCTCGTCATAGCCGCGCCACACGACCGACATGCCGCCGGTGCCGAGCCGCTCGATCAGGCGGTATCGGCCACCGACGTGGCCGCCTTCTCGCCCGGTCGCCAGCCACCCCATGTGCCGATTGTGGCCCGAGGGACCGCCCGCCCAGGGTGCGTCTGACGAAATCCCTTCAGATTCAGCCGGCGAGCAACTGGTCGACCGGCGCGTAGTCGTCGGTCAGCACCCGGGCGTCGCCGACGAGGGCGCGCAGGGCCGTTCCGGACACCAGTTCGACCGGCTCGTCGACGAGGTCGAGATGGTTGCGGATCTCGTCGAGCGGCAGCGGGGACCGTGACGCCACGATGACGTAGTTCGCGCTGGTTTCCCCGGCGAAGGCGCCCTTGGGTGCGATCACGGCCACGTGCGGGAAGACGTCGGCGACGGTCGCCAGTTCGGCCCGGATGAAGCGGTGCGGGGGGTAGTCGATGACGTTCTGGGCGTACATGCCGCCGTCGCGCAGGACCCGGGAGACTTCCGCGGCCATCTCGCGGGTGGCGAGGTGCCAGGGCACCACGAGGTGGCCGAACGCGTCGCCGACCACGAAGTCGTAGGACCGGTCGCCCTGCTCGCTCAGCCCGACGCGGGCGTCGCCGACCCGCGTCCGGAGCTGCGGTCCGGTGGTCAGGCCGAGCTCGCGCCGGTCCAGCGTCACCAGGCCGCCGTCCAGCTCGACGACGAGCTGGTCGCTGCCGGGCCGCGTCGCCGCGATGTACGCGGGCACCGTGAAGCCGCCGCCGCCGAGGTGCAGGGCG is a genomic window containing:
- a CDS encoding serine/threonine-protein kinase, with protein sequence MGWLATGREGGHVGGRYRLIERLGTGGMSVVWRGYDEVLGRPVAVKVLSPQLAADAAFRARLRQEALAAARLCHPHITGVFDYGESPLDECVTVPYVVMELNDGEPVSARLRREGPFPWRGAVTVVAEVASALATAHARGIVHRDVTPANVMLTGAGAKVVDFGISALAGQRDAAADGSLLGTPAYLAPERLSGDPVAPAADVYALGLLLYRLLTGRLPWPAETTTEALRAHLYADPEPVPDLPGMPAEVAALCLHCLAKRPEDRPGADEVATTLAALVGLQPIIPPVAAYDERPVPVGFRPHPHPGPSAPPRRVLPLPSRLRLRAGLRVARALRIGGPVPLGGGLFRGGVLARDLLSGGRLGHAALAARHRLQAAVATLVLIASVGLVWSSTREPVDAATAQAAAAGAGPGPAVPHGMGCRVRYRIQRDTGTDFGAQLTVVNTGERVLSTWRLEFTFTGGQRLTDGPKRLSQKGRKLVLRPKQGAHLRPGRSASVTLSGSYRVSNPLPLSFTLNGHQCQAEVLGAIVEPAPAQPAPAATRKKDRSKPASPSPAAPAPSSPPRTKGGFSVAI
- a CDS encoding potassium channel family protein produces the protein MADTRTDNVVVVGLGRFGGAVAESLVNLGHEVLGIDADPRIVQDWSDRLTHVVEADATDTDALRQLAVQDFSRAVVGIGTNLETSVLTVLTLAEAGISEIWAKATSIKHGQILSRVGARHVIFPEAEMGERVAHLITGRMLDYIEFDDGFAIAKVRAPQEAVGRSLADAGLRSKWGVTVVGTKLPGEDFTYARPETVVPPGCILIVAGDTSKVERFAGVTA
- a CDS encoding TrkH family potassium uptake protein — encoded protein: MPLAFLGAIAVGTALMMLPAARAEPGHAPFVTALFTATSAVCVTGLSVVDTPTYWSGFGLALITVLSQIGGFGIMTLATLLSLLVSRRLRLRSRLLAQAESSGLLGGNVGGILVRVALVMFVSEAVISVVLTLRFWLGYDYPFGRAVWEAVFHAVQAFNNAGFALYPDSLVRFVGDWWICLPLALGVLAGSIGFPVLFELGREWRTPGCWSTHTRLTVWGTVLLSGTGFLLFLAFEWSNPGTLGPLSTPAKVLAAFTQDVMTRSGGFNSIDMGDMNAETVAATNAMMFIGGGSASTAGGIKVTTFLLLAFVIWAEVRGEPDVVIHKRRIAEETQRQAMTVALLGVALVAVGTLALIMLTDDVPFDRALFEVTSAFATVGLSTGITAGLPPSAQVVLVILMYVGRVGTIAVGTAIALNTRRRHYRYPEERPLVG